A window of the Tessaracoccus sp. MC1865 genome harbors these coding sequences:
- a CDS encoding M15 family metallopeptidase, translating to MRWPLRRRRALGSGLLGLLMALGFLIVPVSDTAVALDVYTTPGTHTLNGRQWRTTCEPYSSTVERCRTEIQATTVTYSAGRYVEKYGWTFNNLTYKPSPRAQWVGNVLATPGEHTSGGRRWKTECDTQWTGRGACRSSIWMTTYTRGSSGGYVARDQWVFNNIVRFTDSGVVASFCEPDSAVGGLRYTDPGAASGSPEPSDAVAVPGSPEPSEPGAATEGTAPATAAQDTAEPLVEATQQALAASVTIRSVQHPVYPTGVLYDRLGDIEVTGTVSGGDDGAAVAVELRDAAGVVRSSSTATLSGGAFTARLAGGFVGQATLVVTSAGGEATRAVELRRADVSLTSATRIDPLGTATITGRVAPGIGDLLVQAYAAVPGGWFKTGEARTTSDGSYQLTYRHGLGTLGTTQVRMCANLPWGSTIPSSASLGIERARIANPVISNTTAAEVSATYRSGCPVGPSGLSSIRINQQSMDGRVYRGEIIVRRSRAAEVAEVFRRTFEAGFPVYQMTNPDVFGGDDLAMMAANNTSGFNCRTVVGNPYAMSPHSYGYAVDVNPWQNPYRDPTGKWHPSTAYVQRTPVVPGMLTTTSAPVKAFQSHGWSWFSGWDWHHFEKR from the coding sequence ATGAGGTGGCCTCTGCGACGACGACGTGCCTTGGGCTCCGGCCTGCTGGGCCTGCTGATGGCGCTCGGGTTCCTGATCGTCCCGGTGAGCGACACCGCTGTCGCGCTGGACGTCTACACCACCCCCGGTACGCACACCCTCAATGGTCGACAGTGGCGCACCACCTGCGAGCCGTACTCCTCCACCGTGGAGCGGTGCCGCACCGAGATCCAGGCAACCACCGTCACCTACAGCGCGGGCCGCTACGTCGAGAAGTACGGCTGGACCTTCAACAACCTCACCTACAAACCCTCCCCCCGGGCGCAGTGGGTGGGCAACGTGCTGGCCACGCCCGGCGAACACACCAGCGGCGGGCGACGCTGGAAGACCGAGTGCGACACGCAGTGGACCGGCCGCGGGGCCTGCCGGTCGTCGATCTGGATGACGACGTACACGCGCGGCTCCTCGGGCGGCTACGTGGCGCGCGATCAGTGGGTGTTCAACAACATCGTGCGCTTCACCGACTCCGGGGTGGTCGCCTCATTCTGTGAGCCGGACTCGGCGGTCGGCGGCCTTCGCTACACCGATCCGGGGGCCGCTTCAGGAAGCCCGGAGCCCTCGGACGCAGTCGCCGTCCCAGGAAGCCCGGAGCCCTCAGAGCCAGGTGCCGCTACGGAGGGCACCGCCCCTGCGACTGCGGCTCAGGACACAGCCGAGCCGCTCGTCGAGGCGACCCAGCAAGCGTTGGCCGCATCCGTGACCATCCGGTCGGTGCAGCACCCGGTGTATCCCACGGGAGTGCTCTACGACCGGCTCGGCGACATCGAGGTCACCGGGACGGTCAGCGGCGGCGACGACGGGGCCGCGGTCGCCGTCGAGCTGCGCGACGCCGCGGGTGTGGTGCGTTCCTCCTCCACCGCGACCCTCAGCGGCGGCGCCTTCACCGCCAGGCTGGCCGGCGGGTTCGTCGGCCAGGCCACCCTCGTCGTCACCTCTGCGGGAGGCGAGGCGACCCGCGCGGTGGAGCTCCGCCGCGCCGACGTCAGCCTGACCTCCGCCACCCGCATCGACCCGCTCGGCACGGCGACCATCACAGGCCGCGTCGCCCCCGGCATCGGCGACCTCCTCGTCCAGGCCTACGCGGCGGTGCCTGGCGGCTGGTTCAAGACCGGCGAGGCGCGGACCACTTCCGACGGCAGCTACCAGCTGACCTACCGGCACGGGCTCGGCACGCTCGGCACCACGCAGGTCAGGATGTGCGCCAATCTCCCCTGGGGGTCCACCATCCCCAGCAGCGCGTCGCTGGGCATCGAGCGGGCCCGCATCGCCAACCCGGTGATCTCGAACACCACGGCCGCCGAGGTGTCGGCCACGTACCGCAGCGGCTGCCCCGTGGGCCCCAGCGGCCTGAGCTCCATCCGGATCAACCAGCAGTCGATGGACGGGCGCGTCTACCGGGGCGAGATCATCGTGCGGCGCTCGCGCGCGGCGGAGGTCGCCGAAGTCTTCCGGCGCACGTTCGAGGCCGGCTTCCCGGTCTACCAGATGACCAATCCAGACGTGTTCGGCGGCGACGACTTGGCGATGATGGCCGCCAACAACACCTCGGGCTTCAACTGCCGCACCGTGGTGGGCAACCCGTACGCCATGTCGCCGCACAGCTACGGCTATGCGGTCGACGTCAACCCGTGGCAGAACCCGTACCGCGACCCCACCGGGAAGTGGCACCCCAGCACCGCGTACGTGCAGCGCACCCCCGTCGTGCCGGGCATGCTCACCACCACCAGCGCCCCGGTGAAGGCGTTCCAGTCGCACGGCTGGAGCTGGTTCTCCGGGTGGGACTGGCACCATTTCGAGAAGCGATGA
- a CDS encoding pseudouridine synthase produces the protein MREWLVHKLATSPEDVDEMLARGAFVDDRGRPWTGREVYRPHTFVWFHRELRDEAEVPGELTVLHRDERIVVLDKPHFLSTIPRGRHVVQSAVVKARQALDLPELSAAHRLDRGTAGVLLMTTEKRWRAAYHSVFTERTAVKVYRAIAPFDEGLSFPRRVESHLIKRVGTMQAETLEREPNAFTEIDIVEVRGSHALYEVRPLTGKTHQIRAHFDQLGIPLLGDPLYPDVLPTEIDDFSTPLRLLAYSLEFPDPVDGEPRRFVSRRSLNWS, from the coding sequence ATGCGCGAGTGGCTCGTCCATAAACTCGCCACCTCTCCGGAGGACGTCGACGAGATGCTCGCCCGCGGCGCGTTCGTCGACGACCGAGGCCGGCCGTGGACCGGGCGCGAGGTCTACCGCCCGCACACCTTCGTCTGGTTCCACCGCGAACTCCGCGACGAGGCGGAGGTGCCCGGCGAACTGACCGTCCTCCACCGCGACGAGCGCATCGTCGTGCTGGACAAGCCGCACTTCCTCTCCACCATCCCCCGCGGCCGGCACGTGGTGCAGAGCGCCGTGGTCAAGGCCCGCCAGGCGTTGGACCTGCCGGAGCTGTCCGCCGCGCACCGCCTGGACCGCGGCACGGCCGGCGTGCTGCTGATGACCACCGAGAAGCGCTGGCGCGCCGCCTACCACTCCGTGTTCACGGAGCGAACGGCGGTGAAGGTGTACCGGGCCATCGCCCCGTTCGACGAGGGGCTCAGCTTCCCGCGGCGGGTGGAGTCGCACCTCATCAAGCGCGTCGGCACCATGCAGGCCGAGACCCTGGAGCGCGAACCCAACGCCTTCACGGAGATCGACATCGTCGAGGTGCGCGGCAGCCACGCGCTCTACGAGGTGCGTCCGCTCACCGGGAAGACCCACCAGATCCGCGCGCACTTCGACCAGCTGGGCATCCCCCTCCTCGGAGACCCCCTCTACCCGGACGTGCTGCCCACGGAGATCGACGACTTCTCCACCCCGCTGCGCCTGCTGGCCTATTCGTTGGAATTCCCGGATCCGGTCGACGGCGAACCCCGCCGGTTCGTCTCCCGACGCAGCCTCAATTGGTCCTGA
- a CDS encoding LCP family protein encodes MSDDKPRRGYSLGDEPDFDLPEEGSEETSALHRSRLEDHSWFRASAKPTPVPQRALQARDEWADVPFGEEPKPRPTAKPRPTPPAVTLGGTPIAEPGASLHPDEVKRRKLRTSLLLTAASTVLPGSGLLGAPQRWLKVVGAATALGALALGLYFLNWALRDTASFASIAVDPDFLNRASVSLIVLGLVWVALIATTHIATRPGGLQHGRRLLGAAIVAALAFGVSAPSALGARYSHDQIMLVERVFGPGGDTGDGGVQSTSRPTLATEPQVDPWKDVPRVNVLLLGADGNEARADEVEKYSVRTDTIMVASIDTATGDTLLVQIPRNVQYTPFPENSEMAEAFPRGFRGEPEAEWLVNSIWAKVELDYPNLLQGNTYRGAEALKEGVEGITGLEIDYFMMLDIDGLQQLINAMGGVVVNINEPLPKGTATNCRDEDRCLLPGPNQRLNGYDAMWYARSRKTTSDYSRMARQSCLIDAVIKQANPATMLTSYEGIAQAASHMVTTDIPQRDLKAFVQLAFRVKDAKVQRLVYSPGKNGYSYADPDFEAMRQSVEDALNPPSPTPTAVAPTSVAPTSAAPSTPAPAEEETTASPSPSGTPEELQEGAQTVADACAWNGEAE; translated from the coding sequence ATGAGCGACGACAAGCCGCGACGGGGCTACAGCCTCGGCGACGAGCCTGATTTCGACCTGCCCGAGGAGGGCTCGGAGGAGACGTCGGCGCTGCACCGCTCCCGCCTGGAGGACCACAGCTGGTTCCGGGCCAGCGCCAAGCCGACGCCCGTCCCGCAACGCGCCCTGCAGGCCCGCGACGAGTGGGCCGACGTGCCGTTCGGTGAGGAACCCAAGCCCCGTCCCACCGCGAAGCCGCGCCCCACTCCCCCGGCCGTGACGCTCGGCGGCACCCCCATCGCAGAGCCTGGCGCGTCGCTGCATCCCGACGAGGTGAAGCGCCGCAAGCTGCGCACCTCCCTGCTGCTCACCGCCGCGTCGACTGTCCTGCCCGGCTCCGGCCTGCTGGGCGCGCCGCAGCGCTGGTTGAAGGTCGTCGGCGCGGCCACCGCGCTCGGCGCCCTGGCTCTGGGCCTCTACTTCCTGAACTGGGCGCTCCGCGACACCGCCAGCTTCGCCAGCATCGCCGTCGACCCCGACTTCCTGAACCGCGCCAGCGTCTCCCTCATCGTGCTGGGCCTGGTGTGGGTGGCGCTCATCGCCACCACGCACATCGCCACCCGCCCCGGCGGCCTCCAGCACGGACGCAGGCTCCTGGGCGCCGCCATCGTGGCCGCCCTGGCGTTCGGTGTCAGCGCACCGTCGGCGTTGGGCGCCCGCTACTCGCACGACCAGATCATGCTGGTGGAGAGGGTCTTCGGCCCCGGCGGCGACACCGGCGACGGCGGCGTGCAGTCCACCTCGCGCCCCACGCTGGCCACCGAACCGCAGGTGGACCCCTGGAAGGACGTCCCCCGGGTCAACGTGCTGCTGCTGGGCGCCGACGGTAACGAGGCCCGCGCGGACGAGGTGGAGAAGTACAGCGTCCGGACCGACACCATCATGGTGGCCTCCATCGACACGGCCACCGGCGACACCCTCCTGGTGCAGATCCCCCGCAACGTGCAGTACACGCCGTTCCCGGAGAATTCCGAGATGGCCGAGGCGTTCCCCCGGGGCTTCCGAGGCGAACCCGAGGCGGAATGGCTGGTCAACAGCATCTGGGCCAAGGTCGAACTCGACTACCCCAACCTGCTGCAGGGCAACACCTACCGCGGCGCCGAGGCCCTGAAGGAAGGCGTCGAGGGCATCACGGGCCTGGAGATCGACTACTTCATGATGCTCGACATCGACGGCCTCCAGCAGCTCATCAACGCCATGGGCGGCGTCGTGGTCAACATCAACGAACCGCTGCCGAAGGGCACCGCCACCAACTGTCGCGATGAGGACCGCTGCCTCCTGCCGGGCCCGAACCAGCGCCTCAACGGTTACGACGCCATGTGGTACGCCCGGAGCCGCAAGACCACGTCGGACTACTCCCGCATGGCTCGCCAGTCGTGCCTGATCGACGCGGTGATCAAGCAGGCGAACCCCGCCACGATGCTGACCAGCTACGAGGGCATCGCGCAGGCCGCGTCCCACATGGTCACCACCGACATCCCCCAGCGCGACCTCAAGGCCTTCGTGCAGCTGGCGTTCCGCGTCAAGGACGCCAAGGTGCAGCGGCTGGTCTACTCGCCGGGCAAGAACGGCTACTCGTACGCGGATCCGGATTTCGAGGCGATGCGCCAGTCCGTCGAGGACGCGCTGAACCCGCCGTCGCCCACGCCCACAGCGGTCGCGCCCACGTCGGTTGCCCCCACCTCGGCAGCCCCCTCGACGCCGGCGCCCGCCGAAGAAGAGACCACGGCGTCACCGTCGCCCTCCGGCACGCCGGAGGAGTTGCAGGAGGGTGCGCAGACCGTCGCCGACGCGTGTGCGTGGAACGGCGAAGCCGAGTAG
- a CDS encoding ACT domain-containing protein — translation MAGLTDLGAMLRELSPSVRDGRFVYVLRADDTLDDYDWEALEVEAQAVIVEEEGRTLVLEEEVALDYDKQFDGVFGWITLEVHSSLQAVGLTAAVSTALAGAGISCNMLAGLHHDHLLVPIDSVSNALEILERLSSAP, via the coding sequence ATGGCTGGCCTCACTGATCTCGGCGCGATGCTGCGCGAACTCTCCCCCTCCGTGCGCGACGGGCGCTTCGTCTACGTGCTCCGGGCCGACGACACCCTCGACGACTACGACTGGGAGGCGCTCGAGGTCGAGGCCCAGGCCGTGATCGTGGAGGAGGAGGGTCGCACGCTGGTCCTCGAGGAGGAGGTGGCGCTCGACTATGACAAGCAGTTCGACGGCGTCTTCGGCTGGATCACGCTCGAGGTGCATTCCTCCCTCCAGGCGGTGGGGCTGACCGCCGCCGTGTCCACCGCCCTCGCCGGGGCCGGGATCAGCTGCAACATGCTGGCCGGGCTGCACCACGACCACCTCCTGGTGCCCATCGACAGCGTCTCCAACGCGCTCGAGATCCTGGAGCGGCTCAGCTCCGCCCCGTGA
- a CDS encoding methylated-DNA--[protein]-cysteine S-methyltransferase, translating to MSTYSIMDSPIGALTIVERDGGLAAIYMVEHRHAPGPETYGERVDDALPEVTQQLREYFDGERTVFDLPLNPVGTEFQRSVWSEMAAIPYGETLTYGDIAAALGRPSASRAVGTAVGRNPISIVVPCHRVVGSSGKLVGYAGGVDRKEYLLAHERGLTR from the coding sequence ATGAGCACCTACAGCATCATGGACAGCCCCATCGGCGCCCTCACGATCGTCGAGCGCGACGGCGGGCTGGCGGCCATCTACATGGTCGAGCACCGGCACGCGCCCGGCCCGGAGACGTACGGCGAACGGGTGGACGACGCCCTCCCCGAGGTCACACAGCAGCTGCGCGAGTACTTCGACGGTGAGCGCACCGTCTTCGACCTCCCGCTGAACCCGGTGGGCACGGAGTTCCAGCGCTCGGTGTGGTCGGAGATGGCCGCCATCCCCTACGGCGAGACGCTCACCTACGGCGACATCGCCGCGGCGCTGGGTCGCCCGTCGGCCTCACGTGCGGTCGGCACGGCCGTGGGCCGCAACCCCATCAGCATCGTGGTGCCCTGCCACCGGGTGGTGGGCAGCTCAGGGAAGCTCGTCGGCTACGCCGGGGGCGTGGACCGCAAGGAGTACCTGCTGGCCCACGAACGCGGGCTGACCCGGTAA
- a CDS encoding AlkA N-terminal domain-containing protein, which yields MHTDEAACLRAIRAKDARFDGVFYTGVTSTGIYCRPSCPARTPQASNVRFYPTAAAAQAAGFRACKRCLPGAAPGSPEWDVRGDTVARAMRLIDDGVVDREGVPGLAATLGYSPRQLQRLLADGVGAGPVALARTRRAHTARTLLEATDLRLTDVAYASGFSSLRSFNATIAEVYAATPTELRARTRRRPTPSSGGLTFVDLTLPTRTPFCPCNVFGHLIATAIPGVESFHDGAYHRTLRLPSGYGVVSLWPAGAGGVRARLGLTDVSQLPTAISRVRRLLDLDADPVAVADHLGRDPHLGALVRKHPGRRIPRSVDGDELAVRIILGQQVSTAAAQTHGARLVAAVGAAVDTPVRGLTHLFPTAEAVAEVPDSALAFPDSRRQTLRRLARALAGSELDLGVGADRAEVRRTLAGLKGIGLWSIEMIAMRGLGDPDALPATDLGVVRGAEALGISLAGNDSWRPWRSYATQYLWALTPHAVNTIPGRPACHPEDQ from the coding sequence ATGCACACCGACGAAGCCGCCTGCCTCAGGGCGATCCGCGCGAAGGACGCGCGCTTCGACGGGGTGTTCTACACCGGCGTCACGTCCACCGGCATCTACTGCCGGCCCTCCTGCCCGGCGCGCACCCCGCAGGCCAGCAACGTGCGGTTCTACCCCACCGCCGCGGCCGCGCAGGCCGCCGGGTTCCGCGCGTGCAAGCGTTGCCTCCCGGGGGCGGCCCCGGGGTCGCCGGAATGGGACGTGCGCGGCGACACCGTCGCCCGGGCCATGCGCCTCATCGACGACGGCGTGGTGGACCGGGAGGGCGTCCCGGGGCTGGCCGCCACGCTGGGCTACTCGCCGCGCCAGTTGCAGCGGCTCCTCGCCGACGGCGTGGGCGCCGGGCCCGTCGCCCTGGCCCGCACGCGGCGGGCGCACACCGCGCGCACCCTGCTGGAGGCGACCGACCTGCGCCTCACGGATGTCGCCTACGCGTCGGGTTTCTCCAGCCTCCGCTCGTTCAACGCCACGATCGCCGAGGTCTACGCCGCCACCCCCACCGAGCTGCGCGCCCGCACCCGACGGCGGCCCACGCCGTCGAGCGGGGGCCTGACCTTCGTCGACCTCACCCTCCCCACCCGCACCCCCTTCTGCCCCTGCAACGTGTTCGGGCACCTCATCGCGACCGCGATCCCCGGCGTCGAGTCCTTCCACGACGGCGCCTACCACCGGACCCTGCGGCTCCCCTCGGGGTACGGGGTGGTGTCGCTCTGGCCGGCCGGCGCCGGTGGCGTCCGCGCCCGCCTCGGGCTCACCGACGTCTCACAACTCCCCACCGCCATCTCACGCGTGCGGCGCCTGCTCGACCTCGACGCCGACCCCGTCGCGGTCGCCGACCACCTCGGCCGCGACCCCCACCTGGGCGCGCTCGTGCGGAAGCATCCCGGTCGCCGGATCCCCCGCAGCGTCGACGGTGACGAGTTGGCCGTGCGGATCATCCTCGGGCAGCAGGTGTCCACCGCTGCGGCCCAGACCCACGGGGCGCGGTTGGTCGCGGCGGTGGGCGCCGCCGTCGACACCCCCGTCCGGGGGCTCACTCACCTGTTCCCCACCGCCGAGGCCGTGGCGGAGGTTCCCGACTCGGCACTGGCCTTCCCGGACTCGCGCCGCCAGACGCTGCGTCGGTTGGCCCGCGCGCTGGCCGGGAGTGAACTCGATTTAGGCGTCGGGGCCGACCGCGCCGAGGTTCGGCGCACCCTGGCCGGCCTGAAGGGGATCGGCCTTTGGAGCATCGAGATGATCGCGATGCGAGGGCTCGGCGACCCCGACGCCCTCCCCGCCACCGACCTCGGCGTCGTCCGCGGCGCCGAGGCACTCGGGATCAGCCTCGCAGGCAACGACTCCTGGCGCCCCTGGCGCAGCTACGCCACCCAGTACCTGTGGGCCCTCACACCCCACGCCGTCAACACCATCCCGGGCCGTCCGGCCTGCCACCCGGAGGATCAATGA
- a CDS encoding catalase produces the protein MATKKSPAKKSAKPQQAAVDEGALSVPPPGPGVENPAVEEPTAPTAPPPPKPSQQGPDTVTPTGAPTGAPAEAVGQQGEFLTTSVGARLRETDRSLKAGPRGPILLQDHHLREKITHFDHERIPERVVHARGTGAHGVFVANGRATKICRAAFLKKGVETPTFVRFSTVVGFRGSSDTVRDTRGFATKFYTSEGNYDLVGNNMPVFFIQDGIKFPDVVHAVKPEPDKEIPQAQSAHDTFWDFVTLHTEAQAHTAWNMSDRGIPLSYRMMEGFGVHTFRLMNDAGETSLAKFHWKPRQGVHSQVWEETQLTAGNDPDFHRRDLYDAIDAGAYPSWDLGVQVMPDTEEETFEGIDLLDPTKLVPEELCPVEIIGTMTLNRRPINFFAETEQVMFNPAHLVPGIDFTNDPLLQARLFSYVDTQITRLGGPNFSQIPINRAHCPVNDMFRDGFHQHAVHGGVAPYKPNSLDGGNPAEATDEDAAFIDIPTPVAGDKTRERPASFEDHFSQATLFVRSLSPVERQHLARAYTFELGKCYEEAIKVRQLACLANIDAELCAQVAQGLGLPAPKPAVPPADVEPSPALSQVGQKWPVTGRKVALVVDADTAPKTIAAAKDAVLAAGMVPFVTAPHGGKLGDVVVDRTFLTAASVEFDAVIVVDAPEPAPDALPTFDAKAGQDTVGQPVDPRVVKLVAEMYRHCKAIGVEPGSREVLAAAGVPLDAPGVLTGETEELVAGLAELLASHRVWERFPAPAPAS, from the coding sequence ATGGCCACGAAGAAGTCTCCCGCGAAGAAGTCCGCCAAGCCCCAGCAGGCCGCCGTCGACGAGGGCGCCCTCTCCGTTCCGCCGCCCGGCCCCGGTGTCGAGAACCCGGCCGTGGAGGAACCGACCGCCCCCACGGCGCCGCCCCCGCCCAAGCCCTCACAGCAGGGGCCCGACACGGTCACCCCGACGGGAGCGCCCACCGGGGCGCCTGCGGAGGCGGTGGGCCAGCAAGGCGAGTTCCTCACGACGTCGGTCGGCGCCCGGCTCCGGGAGACTGACCGTTCGCTCAAGGCCGGGCCCCGTGGGCCGATTCTCCTGCAGGACCACCACCTGAGGGAGAAGATCACCCATTTCGACCACGAGCGCATCCCGGAGCGGGTGGTCCACGCCCGTGGCACCGGCGCGCACGGCGTGTTCGTGGCCAACGGGCGCGCGACGAAGATCTGCCGCGCCGCGTTCCTGAAGAAGGGCGTCGAGACGCCGACGTTCGTGCGGTTCTCCACCGTCGTCGGGTTTCGTGGGTCGTCGGACACGGTCCGCGACACCCGCGGATTCGCCACGAAGTTCTACACCTCTGAGGGCAACTACGACCTGGTGGGCAACAACATGCCGGTCTTCTTCATCCAGGACGGCATCAAGTTCCCCGATGTCGTTCATGCGGTCAAGCCCGAACCCGACAAGGAGATCCCCCAGGCGCAGAGCGCGCACGACACCTTCTGGGATTTCGTGACCCTGCACACCGAGGCGCAGGCCCACACGGCCTGGAACATGTCGGACCGCGGCATCCCGCTGTCGTATCGGATGATGGAGGGTTTCGGGGTCCACACGTTCCGCCTGATGAACGACGCCGGTGAGACCAGCCTGGCCAAGTTCCACTGGAAGCCGCGACAGGGCGTGCATTCGCAGGTGTGGGAAGAGACCCAGCTCACCGCCGGCAACGACCCCGACTTCCACCGTCGCGACCTCTACGACGCCATCGACGCGGGCGCCTACCCGTCCTGGGACCTCGGCGTGCAGGTGATGCCGGACACCGAGGAAGAGACGTTCGAGGGCATTGACCTGCTCGACCCGACGAAGCTCGTGCCCGAGGAGCTGTGTCCGGTGGAGATCATCGGCACCATGACGCTCAATCGGCGGCCCATCAACTTCTTCGCCGAGACCGAGCAGGTGATGTTCAACCCCGCTCACTTGGTGCCCGGTATCGACTTCACCAACGACCCGCTCCTGCAGGCGCGGCTGTTCTCCTACGTCGACACCCAGATCACTCGGCTGGGCGGCCCGAACTTCAGCCAGATACCCATCAACCGGGCCCATTGCCCAGTCAACGACATGTTCCGCGACGGCTTCCACCAGCACGCCGTGCACGGCGGGGTGGCGCCCTACAAGCCCAACTCCCTCGACGGCGGGAACCCGGCGGAGGCAACCGATGAGGACGCAGCGTTCATCGACATCCCCACGCCGGTGGCGGGGGACAAGACGCGGGAGCGCCCGGCGAGCTTCGAGGATCACTTCAGCCAGGCGACGCTGTTCGTCCGCTCCCTGAGCCCAGTGGAGCGGCAGCACCTGGCGCGGGCCTACACCTTCGAACTCGGCAAGTGCTACGAGGAGGCGATCAAGGTGCGCCAACTGGCATGCCTGGCCAACATCGACGCCGAACTCTGCGCCCAGGTGGCGCAGGGCCTCGGGCTGCCGGCGCCGAAGCCGGCGGTTCCGCCGGCAGACGTCGAGCCCAGCCCGGCTCTGTCGCAGGTGGGCCAGAAGTGGCCTGTGACCGGGCGGAAGGTTGCACTCGTGGTCGACGCCGACACCGCCCCGAAGACGATCGCGGCGGCGAAGGACGCAGTGCTGGCCGCTGGGATGGTGCCGTTCGTCACGGCTCCGCACGGCGGAAAGCTCGGCGACGTGGTGGTGGACCGGACGTTCCTCACCGCCGCCTCGGTCGAGTTCGACGCGGTGATCGTGGTTGACGCCCCCGAGCCTGCACCGGATGCCCTTCCGACGTTCGACGCCAAGGCGGGTCAGGACACCGTCGGCCAGCCCGTGGATCCGCGGGTGGTGAAGCTGGTGGCCGAGATGTACCGGCACTGCAAGGCGATCGGCGTCGAGCCGGGGTCCAGGGAGGTGCTGGCGGCCGCCGGAGTGCCACTGGACGCCCCCGGCGTGCTGACCGGGGAGACTGAGGAACTCGTGGCCGGTCTGGCCGAGCTCCTGGCCAGCCATCGGGTGTGGGAGAGGTTCCCCGCACCCGCCCCGGCCAGCTGA
- a CDS encoding cytochrome P450, giving the protein MSDGACRRISVEPGESTSPSVECFDGVWRIRSTEAVRQILRERDATTQAGFNSESIPDGTMADQPILFVDGQPHRQQRSKIARFFAPKTVATRYRGLMEARADALVAEMAAKGRAQLDDVSLRYSTEVAAKVIGLTDSRRRGLARRLERLLDQPVYDPASDRAEGPVRAALRALRGAAPMAWFYFWDVRPAIRARRRQPQEDVISHLIDEGYGAPAILIECVTYGAAGMATTREFISMAALHLLRDDALRSRYVVAPDDERYAILHEILRLEPIIGHLYRRAEKEFTFTDAGATHTVRAGQLLDLHIRQANADPATVGDSPLDLCPGRELPRGIGPEVMSFGDGPHKCPGNALAIQESDILLTRLFAHPVSLVGEPALGWDEVISGYALRNVRIAVG; this is encoded by the coding sequence ATGAGCGATGGCGCTTGCAGACGGATCTCCGTCGAGCCGGGGGAGTCCACGTCGCCCAGCGTGGAGTGCTTCGACGGCGTCTGGCGGATCCGCTCCACGGAGGCCGTCCGCCAGATCCTGAGGGAGCGCGACGCCACCACACAGGCCGGCTTCAACTCCGAGTCCATCCCGGACGGCACCATGGCCGATCAGCCCATCCTGTTCGTGGACGGGCAGCCGCACCGGCAGCAGCGCAGCAAGATCGCCCGCTTCTTCGCGCCCAAGACGGTGGCCACCCGCTATCGCGGGCTGATGGAAGCGCGTGCGGACGCACTGGTGGCCGAGATGGCGGCCAAGGGCCGGGCACAACTCGACGACGTGTCGCTGCGCTATTCGACGGAGGTCGCGGCGAAGGTGATCGGCCTCACCGATTCGCGTCGACGTGGGCTGGCGCGTCGTCTGGAGCGCTTGCTGGACCAGCCGGTCTACGACCCGGCCTCAGACCGAGCCGAGGGACCGGTCCGGGCAGCTCTTCGGGCGCTCCGCGGGGCGGCGCCGATGGCCTGGTTCTACTTCTGGGACGTGCGCCCCGCCATTCGGGCCCGCAGGCGACAGCCGCAGGAAGACGTCATCAGCCACCTCATCGACGAGGGGTACGGCGCCCCGGCCATCCTCATCGAGTGCGTCACCTACGGCGCGGCGGGCATGGCCACCACCCGCGAGTTCATCTCGATGGCGGCCCTTCACCTGTTGCGCGACGACGCACTGCGCTCGCGCTACGTCGTGGCCCCCGACGACGAGCGCTACGCGATCCTCCACGAGATCCTGCGGCTGGAGCCGATCATCGGTCACCTGTACCGGAGGGCGGAGAAGGAGTTCACGTTCACGGACGCGGGCGCCACCCACACGGTGCGGGCGGGGCAGCTCCTCGACCTGCACATCCGCCAGGCAAATGCAGACCCGGCCACCGTCGGTGACTCGCCGTTGGACCTCTGCCCCGGCCGGGAGCTGCCCCGCGGCATCGGCCCCGAAGTGATGAGCTTCGGCGATGGGCCCCACAAATGCCCGGGCAACGCGTTGGCGATCCAGGAGTCCGACATCCTGCTGACGAGGCTCTTCGCGCACCCCGTCTCGCTGGTGGGCGAGCCGGCCCTCGGCTGGGACGAGGTCATCTCCGGCTACGCGCTACGCAACGTCAGGATCGCCGTCGGCTGA